The following are encoded in a window of Pelagicoccus enzymogenes genomic DNA:
- the asnB gene encoding asparagine synthase (glutamine-hydrolyzing): protein MCGIAGCWNLNSRPLHRPTMDTFIDTLAHRGPDGRGTFFDVNDSLFLGHRRLSILDLSEEGAQPMRSADKRFVVTFNGEIYNFLEIRQELEAKGHRFHSESDTEVLLTAYQEWGPDCQLKFNGMWAFAIWDKLRCSLFLSRDRFGVKPLHYWYDGSTFAFASELKAFLALPQWPFDFDEESIGISILGDNFLEATEQTILKDVKRLPAGTSLYLRRGNRPPVLRRWWRTLEHLEEVPTSYTERIERFRELFNDACRLRMRSDVPIGTALSGGLDSSSILGSITQANVSSGQRSAPHSYTSFVSSYPNSQQDETAFAQEMIRNTGVKGEFMATSPQQALEQLDAITFSQEEIYSFRGTIWFLYQLMRRKKVVVSIDGHGGDELLGGYHHHPIFHLLDRANLARPGLPSAREIQECVRSMFPAGEIPPHYQPSEYIPKNLPQPTKRFCTSWLPQTSYTSRFPYYAADESHLQSANHLQKRLYYDFHYATLPTILRNFDRFSMAHGVEVRSPFLDWRLVRYSFSLPSSDKIANGYSKKILRDSVVEAVPDSIRLRKSKVGFLEPFEKWLGEGFNEKLREIVNDPAFLQSPYWKGKHVRDIAEKAYQENNTRNMKSPWTIAHAHLLTTLFKSQRRQLIAAR from the coding sequence ATGTGCGGCATAGCTGGTTGCTGGAACCTGAACTCTAGGCCCCTCCATCGCCCAACGATGGACACCTTCATCGACACGCTCGCGCATCGAGGCCCTGACGGCAGAGGCACCTTCTTCGATGTAAACGACAGCCTGTTCCTCGGCCATCGCCGCCTCTCCATCCTAGACCTATCGGAAGAAGGAGCCCAACCGATGCGCAGCGCCGACAAGCGCTTCGTCGTCACCTTCAACGGCGAGATCTACAACTTCCTGGAAATCCGTCAGGAGCTGGAGGCGAAAGGACACCGCTTCCACTCGGAATCCGACACCGAAGTCCTCCTCACCGCCTACCAGGAATGGGGCCCAGACTGCCAGCTCAAGTTCAACGGCATGTGGGCCTTCGCCATCTGGGACAAGCTTCGCTGCAGCCTCTTCCTCTCCCGCGACCGCTTCGGCGTAAAACCCCTTCACTACTGGTACGACGGCTCCACCTTCGCCTTCGCCTCCGAGCTCAAAGCCTTCCTCGCCCTCCCCCAGTGGCCATTCGACTTCGACGAGGAAAGCATCGGCATCTCCATACTCGGAGACAACTTCCTCGAAGCCACCGAGCAAACCATCCTCAAGGACGTCAAACGCCTCCCCGCTGGCACCTCCCTCTACCTTCGACGCGGCAATCGCCCGCCCGTGCTGCGGCGTTGGTGGCGGACGCTCGAACACCTCGAAGAGGTTCCAACCTCCTACACCGAGCGAATCGAACGCTTCCGCGAACTCTTCAACGACGCCTGCCGATTGCGCATGAGGAGCGACGTCCCGATCGGCACCGCCCTCAGCGGAGGGCTCGACTCGAGCTCCATCCTAGGATCCATCACGCAAGCGAACGTTTCCTCCGGTCAACGTTCCGCCCCCCACTCTTATACCTCCTTCGTCAGCTCGTATCCAAATTCCCAACAGGACGAAACCGCCTTCGCCCAGGAGATGATCCGCAACACCGGCGTAAAAGGCGAATTCATGGCCACCTCCCCCCAGCAAGCCCTCGAGCAGCTGGACGCCATCACCTTCAGCCAAGAGGAAATCTACAGCTTTCGCGGGACCATCTGGTTCCTCTACCAGTTGATGCGCCGGAAGAAGGTCGTCGTCTCCATCGATGGCCACGGGGGAGACGAGCTTCTCGGAGGATACCACCACCACCCGATCTTCCACCTGCTCGACCGGGCAAACCTCGCTCGGCCCGGCCTGCCCAGCGCCAGAGAAATCCAGGAATGCGTCCGCTCCATGTTTCCCGCAGGCGAGATTCCCCCACACTACCAGCCCTCCGAATACATTCCCAAGAACCTTCCGCAGCCTACCAAACGCTTCTGCACCTCCTGGCTTCCCCAAACGAGCTACACATCCCGCTTCCCCTACTACGCAGCCGACGAAAGCCACCTCCAGTCCGCCAACCATCTCCAGAAGCGACTGTACTACGACTTCCACTACGCCACCCTTCCGACCATCCTGCGAAACTTCGACCGCTTCTCCATGGCCCACGGCGTCGAAGTCCGCTCGCCCTTCCTGGACTGGCGACTCGTTCGTTACTCCTTCTCGCTCCCGTCCTCCGACAAGATCGCCAACGGCTATTCCAAGAAGATCCTCCGCGACTCCGTGGTAGAAGCCGTTCCTGATTCGATTCGGCTGCGAAAGTCAAAGGTCGGCTTCCTCGAACCCTTCGAGAAATGGCTCGGCGAAGGCTTCAACGAAAAGCTCCGCGAGATCGTCAACGACCCCGCCTTCCTCCAGTCGCCCTACTGGAAAGGGAAACACGTTCGAGACATCGCGGAAAAAGCGTATCAGGAAAACAATACCAGAAATATGAAGTCCCCGTGGACCATCGCCCACGCCCATCTTCTGACCACCCTCTTCAAGAGCCAGAGACGACAACTCATCGCCGCTCGCTAG
- a CDS encoding transketolase family protein produces MRNAFAQEIEKLAQDDPRIILLSGDIGNRLFDSFKERFPERFINCGVAEANMVGMAAGLAMAGMRPVIYTIASFLIYRPYEQLRLDVGYHGLPVCIVGVGGGLSYASNGATHHALEDIAVMRAIPGMQVLNAGDAWEVRAGLADALRSEKPCYLRIGKKREPLVHTEAISQPLLGRCISLGDGKQAALLASGNLLPHAAEARQLLSARGTSISLFSSPSVHPLDTELLETLFESGQPIFILEEHNRNGGLGTATLEWANDQGLDTRQLIRIGTPNTFIHRTTTQQDSRETCGLTAQDIADKIHSRLRQEANPT; encoded by the coding sequence ATGAGAAACGCTTTCGCCCAAGAAATCGAGAAACTCGCCCAGGACGATCCTCGAATCATCCTCCTGAGCGGCGATATCGGCAACCGCCTATTCGACTCGTTCAAGGAACGCTTCCCCGAACGCTTCATCAACTGCGGCGTCGCGGAAGCCAACATGGTCGGTATGGCCGCCGGACTCGCCATGGCCGGCATGCGCCCCGTCATCTACACCATCGCGTCCTTCCTCATCTACCGCCCCTACGAGCAGCTACGCCTCGACGTGGGCTACCACGGGCTCCCAGTCTGCATCGTCGGCGTGGGCGGAGGCCTTTCCTACGCCTCCAACGGAGCCACCCACCACGCCCTCGAAGACATCGCCGTTATGCGCGCCATCCCGGGCATGCAGGTCCTCAACGCGGGCGACGCCTGGGAAGTGCGAGCCGGACTCGCCGATGCCCTCAGGTCCGAAAAACCGTGCTACTTGCGTATCGGAAAAAAACGCGAGCCGCTCGTCCATACCGAAGCCATCTCCCAACCCCTGCTCGGACGATGCATCTCTCTCGGCGATGGCAAACAAGCTGCCCTCCTAGCTAGCGGAAACCTGCTCCCGCATGCCGCCGAAGCTCGACAGCTGCTCTCGGCCCGCGGGACCTCGATCTCCCTCTTCAGCTCCCCTTCCGTCCACCCCCTCGACACCGAGCTCCTCGAGACGCTCTTCGAATCGGGCCAACCCATCTTTATCCTGGAAGAGCACAACCGCAACGGCGGCCTCGGAACCGCAACCTTGGAATGGGCAAACGATCAAGGACTGGACACCCGACAACTCATCCGTATCGGAACGCCAAATACCTTCATCCACCGAACCACTACCCAACAAGATTCGCGAGAAACCTGCGGCCTCACCGCCCAGGACATCGCTGACAAAATCCATTCTCGCCTGCGCCAAGAAGCAAACCCAACCTGA
- a CDS encoding class I SAM-dependent methyltransferase, with amino-acid sequence MAELDFISLVHKQTSRDYVARVTEYPKAKAAEKAKLWDYDYWDGNRLTGYGGMKYDGRWLKVARAMAAHYGLKAGDRILDVGCGKGYLLYDFTLAVPGVEVVGLDISSYAISDSKEEIRNAIVEGHARKLPFEDNSFDLVVSINTLHNLPCYDLDLALREIERVGKDKKFICVESYRNESEKANLLYWQLTCEAFNTPEEWDWWFKQTGYTGDHGYIYFE; translated from the coding sequence ATGGCAGAACTCGACTTCATCAGCCTCGTTCACAAGCAGACAAGCCGCGACTACGTCGCTCGCGTAACCGAATACCCCAAAGCTAAAGCCGCAGAAAAGGCCAAGCTCTGGGACTACGATTACTGGGACGGCAACCGCCTCACCGGCTACGGCGGGATGAAATACGACGGCCGCTGGCTCAAGGTCGCCCGGGCCATGGCAGCGCACTACGGACTCAAGGCCGGCGACCGAATCCTCGACGTTGGCTGCGGCAAAGGCTACCTCCTCTACGACTTCACCCTAGCAGTGCCGGGCGTCGAAGTCGTAGGCCTAGACATCTCCAGCTACGCCATCTCGGACTCCAAGGAGGAAATCAGAAACGCCATCGTCGAAGGCCACGCCCGCAAGCTTCCCTTCGAAGACAATTCCTTCGACCTAGTCGTATCGATAAACACACTACACAACCTGCCCTGCTACGACCTAGATCTTGCCCTGCGCGAAATCGAACGCGTCGGGAAGGACAAGAAATTCATCTGCGTCGAGTCCTACCGAAACGAATCGGAAAAGGCCAACCTGCTCTACTGGCAGCTCACCTGCGAAGCCTTCAACACCCCAGAGGAATGGGATTGGTGGTTCAAGCAAACCGGCTACACGGGCGATCACGGATACATCTATTTCGAATGA
- a CDS encoding zinc-binding dehydrogenase: protein MKTLAAILVNQRSELELDEVEIPSLGYGQVLVEFKTSRICGSQIGEIDGVKGPDRWLPHLLGHEGGGIVREVGPEVSVVKPGDRVVAHWRPGAGIQARPPKYKRGSQIVNAGAITTFNHFSILSENRVTPIPNDFDLETAALLADTITTGFGIINRDAQARIGQSLLIFGAGGIGLGAILGASLAGLHPIVAVDIHPHKLDTAKKHGATHALLGSDEDLEEKLLSILGKQGADVVLDGTGVPSIIETCYRLTHPKGKTVLYGVMPSSKSVSLHTLPLHLGKTLTGSEGGGSLPAEDIPRLVRMIEDGRFDPRSFISHRGKLEDVNTLIAKMRSGEVIHAIMNY, encoded by the coding sequence ATGAAAACGCTCGCCGCCATCCTCGTAAATCAACGATCCGAGCTTGAACTGGACGAAGTCGAAATCCCCTCCCTCGGCTACGGACAAGTCCTCGTGGAATTCAAGACTTCCCGTATCTGCGGCTCCCAGATCGGAGAGATCGACGGCGTCAAAGGTCCCGACCGCTGGCTCCCCCACCTGCTGGGCCACGAGGGAGGTGGCATCGTTCGGGAAGTCGGCCCCGAAGTCAGCGTAGTAAAACCCGGAGACCGCGTTGTCGCCCACTGGCGGCCTGGCGCCGGTATTCAAGCCCGCCCCCCAAAATACAAACGCGGCTCCCAGATCGTGAACGCAGGCGCCATCACCACCTTCAACCACTTTTCCATCCTGTCGGAAAATCGCGTCACGCCCATTCCTAACGATTTCGACTTGGAAACCGCAGCATTGCTGGCCGATACCATCACAACGGGCTTCGGCATCATAAACCGCGACGCCCAAGCCCGCATCGGCCAATCCCTCCTCATCTTCGGAGCAGGAGGAATTGGATTAGGAGCGATACTGGGTGCATCCCTAGCCGGGCTACACCCAATCGTAGCCGTCGACATTCATCCCCATAAACTGGATACCGCGAAAAAGCACGGAGCCACACACGCCCTGCTTGGGAGCGACGAGGACCTGGAAGAAAAACTCTTATCCATCCTCGGCAAGCAAGGCGCCGACGTTGTCTTGGATGGCACCGGCGTCCCCTCGATCATCGAAACCTGCTATCGGCTCACCCATCCGAAAGGGAAAACCGTCTTGTACGGAGTCATGCCTTCCAGCAAATCCGTTTCCCTCCACACTCTGCCGCTCCACCTGGGCAAAACCTTAACCGGCTCCGAAGGTGGCGGCAGCCTCCCAGCGGAAGACATCCCTCGCTTGGTAAGAATGATCGAGGACGGTAGATTCGACCCTCGCTCCTTCATCTCCCATCGCGGAAAACTCGAGGACGTAAACACTCTGATTGCCAAAATGCGCTCAGGTGAAGTGATACACGCTATCATGAACTACTAA
- a CDS encoding transketolase has protein sequence MKDLSTYAASIRSKVIQLSHQARTPHLGSSLSCADLIVALYKSHLRIDPQNAQDPTRDRFFLSKGHAVTTLYAVLAKQGFFPESELDQTYAEPGSRLPEHPSRNCVPGIEASTGSLGHGLGLATGVALANRIQNIDAKTFALLSDGECNEGSIWEAAMTAAALQLPKLCAIVDVNKWQATGRSAEVLALEPLHEKFASFGWETHRIDGHDFAAIDKALSSFPHPSGKPTAIIADTIKGKGVSFMEDDNNWHYRIPNADEVIAANKELGLA, from the coding sequence ATGAAAGACCTAAGCACCTACGCCGCCAGCATCAGAAGCAAAGTCATACAACTTTCCCACCAAGCCCGGACCCCTCACCTCGGATCCTCCCTCTCCTGCGCCGACCTCATCGTCGCCCTCTACAAGAGCCACCTGAGAATCGACCCGCAAAACGCGCAAGACCCCACCCGCGATCGCTTCTTCCTCAGCAAAGGACACGCCGTCACCACCCTCTACGCCGTGCTCGCCAAACAAGGATTCTTCCCCGAATCCGAACTCGACCAAACCTACGCCGAACCCGGATCCCGGCTCCCCGAACACCCCAGCCGCAACTGCGTGCCGGGAATCGAAGCCTCCACCGGCTCCCTAGGCCATGGCCTGGGCTTGGCAACTGGGGTCGCCCTAGCAAACCGTATCCAAAACATTGACGCGAAAACCTTCGCCTTGCTCAGTGACGGAGAATGCAACGAAGGCAGCATCTGGGAAGCGGCCATGACCGCCGCGGCCCTCCAGCTGCCCAAGCTCTGCGCCATCGTTGACGTCAACAAATGGCAGGCCACCGGCCGCAGCGCCGAAGTCCTCGCCCTGGAGCCCTTGCACGAAAAATTCGCCTCCTTCGGCTGGGAAACCCATCGCATCGACGGACACGACTTCGCTGCCATCGACAAAGCGTTGAGCTCCTTCCCCCACCCAAGCGGCAAACCGACCGCCATCATAGCCGACACCATCAAAGGGAAAGGCGTCTCCTTCATGGAAGACGACAACAATTGGCACTACCGCATCCCCAACGCCGACGAAGTAATCGCCGCAAACAAGGAGCTCGGACTCGCATGA
- a CDS encoding phosphotransferase: protein MRIGIDFDNTIVCYDSLFVEIAGRLGIELDPSSTPKKSLQNKIRSANDGEWEWSKIQGEVYGPLLAHAHPYPNLIPTLQALKEAGHRLCIISHKTRFPNAGPPYPFHEYALEWIERELGSLIPLNSVHLNETRDHKLHKIREERCDIFIDDLEDILADSQFPAESTGILFCPGSPLASQSKKLSNWQDLPRLLESIPSPENSPNPSPRPNSASHLERISSCINLAESEPLLPLAGGVNSQVFRTSVPPFRVAKLYPTGDSNQRYVRETSFLQYAQIVAPDSCPQLLSSNADAQCSILQYIPGELASLTNRSNESDALQCLSFLTQLQSGRDSERARALPPAAEACDSLQEHLASLSPRRNAWLSQALQTKSPTPWSQWICGPLEDAFQSLAKTAISHPRFKARSSRDAFIISPSDFGLHNAIRLENGTLKFIDFEYAGWDDPAKTLSDFFLQPRNNFPEQTKAAWREAFLQMLGPSQRTDVLQRLPVVEACCKMRWIYIILKSRLDPTTLLPKNDDAQDASLEKEIATRLDDLIQSLGPLN from the coding sequence ATGCGCATCGGCATAGACTTCGACAACACCATCGTCTGCTACGACTCCCTTTTCGTGGAGATCGCTGGCCGTCTTGGTATCGAGCTCGACCCTAGCTCCACCCCAAAAAAATCGCTCCAAAACAAAATAAGATCCGCAAACGATGGAGAATGGGAATGGAGCAAGATCCAAGGCGAAGTCTACGGCCCCCTGCTGGCCCACGCACACCCCTACCCCAACTTGATTCCCACCCTTCAGGCATTGAAAGAGGCTGGGCACCGCCTTTGCATCATTAGCCACAAGACTCGATTCCCAAACGCCGGACCGCCCTACCCCTTCCACGAGTACGCCTTGGAATGGATAGAGAGGGAACTCGGCTCCCTCATCCCCCTGAACTCCGTTCACCTGAACGAAACGCGTGATCATAAACTGCACAAGATTCGGGAAGAACGTTGCGACATTTTCATAGACGACCTCGAAGATATCCTCGCAGACTCCCAGTTCCCCGCCGAAAGCACCGGCATCCTCTTCTGCCCCGGCTCCCCTCTCGCCTCTCAATCGAAAAAGCTTAGCAATTGGCAAGACCTCCCCCGCTTGCTCGAGTCGATCCCGAGTCCGGAGAATAGCCCAAATCCCTCGCCACGTCCTAACTCAGCAAGCCACCTAGAGAGAATCTCCAGCTGCATAAACCTCGCGGAATCGGAGCCCCTCCTGCCGCTCGCAGGCGGCGTCAACAGCCAGGTCTTCCGCACCAGCGTTCCCCCCTTTCGCGTCGCCAAACTCTATCCCACGGGCGATTCCAACCAACGCTACGTGCGAGAAACATCCTTTCTCCAGTACGCCCAAATCGTCGCGCCGGACAGCTGCCCACAACTGCTCTCCAGCAACGCCGACGCCCAGTGCTCCATCCTGCAATACATCCCTGGTGAACTCGCTAGCCTTACCAACAGGTCAAACGAGTCGGACGCCCTGCAATGCCTCTCCTTCCTAACCCAACTTCAATCAGGCAGGGATTCGGAACGCGCACGCGCCCTTCCACCCGCAGCCGAAGCCTGCGACAGCCTTCAGGAACACCTCGCCTCCCTCTCGCCTCGACGCAACGCATGGCTGTCTCAAGCCCTTCAAACCAAATCGCCCACCCCTTGGTCCCAGTGGATCTGCGGTCCGCTCGAAGACGCCTTCCAGTCCCTCGCAAAAACCGCCATCTCCCATCCCCGCTTCAAGGCGCGAAGCAGCCGAGACGCTTTTATCATTTCCCCGTCCGACTTCGGCCTGCACAATGCCATCCGATTGGAAAACGGGACTTTGAAATTCATCGACTTCGAGTATGCGGGTTGGGACGACCCGGCCAAGACCCTCAGCGACTTCTTTCTGCAACCCAGAAACAACTTCCCTGAACAAACAAAGGCAGCCTGGAGAGAAGCTTTTCTCCAAATGCTCGGCCCAAGCCAACGGACAGACGTCCTGCAACGCCTGCCCGTCGTCGAAGCCTGCTGCAAAATGAGGTGGATCTACATCATCCTGAAAAGTAGACTCGACCCAACGACACTCCTTCCCAAAAACGACGACGCCCAAGACGCTTCGCTCGAAAAGGAAATAGCAACCAGACTGGACGACTTGATCCAGTCGCTCGGCCCCCTAAACTAA
- a CDS encoding class I SAM-dependent methyltransferase: MSESEREVWRNTKNLVGKDEITLGPYYTYNLRHTPRRLLFTLSYYKFAAKMIGENQSIVELGCGEAMGSPILSEFSSRYLGIDFDEESIAWAKRNFEDEKRQFKASNFVGTCEGTFDAVASLDVIEHIEPERDALYWETVVAHLAPGGTAVIGTPSLNSQKYASAVSKAGHINVYDHTRMLETANKHFRKVLLFSANDEVVHTGYYPMAHYLIAVCIGPKQND, translated from the coding sequence ATGAGCGAATCAGAACGAGAAGTCTGGAGAAACACCAAAAACCTAGTCGGCAAGGATGAGATCACCCTCGGTCCCTACTACACCTACAACCTGCGCCACACCCCCAGACGCCTGCTCTTCACGCTTTCCTACTACAAATTCGCCGCGAAGATGATCGGCGAAAACCAGTCCATCGTCGAACTGGGCTGCGGTGAGGCCATGGGCAGCCCCATCCTCAGCGAATTCAGCTCCCGCTACCTAGGCATCGACTTCGACGAAGAGTCCATCGCCTGGGCGAAACGAAACTTCGAGGACGAGAAACGACAGTTCAAGGCCAGCAACTTCGTAGGCACCTGCGAAGGCACCTTCGACGCAGTGGCCTCTCTCGACGTCATCGAACACATCGAGCCGGAACGAGACGCCCTCTACTGGGAAACCGTGGTCGCCCACCTCGCCCCCGGCGGAACCGCCGTTATCGGCACCCCTAGCCTGAACTCCCAGAAGTACGCGAGCGCGGTAAGCAAGGCCGGCCACATCAACGTTTACGACCATACCCGCATGCTGGAAACCGCCAACAAGCACTTCCGCAAAGTCCTCCTTTTCTCCGCCAACGACGAGGTCGTGCACACCGGTTACTACCCGATGGCTCACTACCTCATAGCCGTCTGCATCGGGCCCAAGCAGAATGACTAA
- a CDS encoding nucleoside-diphosphate sugar epimerase/dehydratase — protein sequence MTRSRKQENNPNSACLFYDLEVAPESYNFPLFLLLAKDWMAKRGISQSHLIIVPGLKDGYRTTGNPHAIDHSNWRLRQLLAPSALAFLPEASFTICHTREEAKNAWTAAQQKAAEVFPNDYSPDAPTAVFSIKEFCDAERRGEKTARFSPSPQSIEYLRSWRSDVVGDRRLIVITFRQANYQSSRNSDIDSWIRFAKSLDPARYYPILVPDTELALQQRGDIQGVPTFTEACFNLELRFALYQLAWLSMAVNTGPACLNAQTDNISYLHFKMVTRSINCSDLAYFEKERFYPGSQWPCANDTQILIWEDDHYDMITKAFEVMVDRKEGTGLWNDQRFEKSIRDELSAERFETASQWSACFVAFAPRSLEAWLLRAESMLSLERYHEALLTLISAQERFPHAAKQWGSRKIHPAAAGIGNAYAVLMKDGSAWRLRRSFTALSEQRLGQTATNKTCLIFGAGQGGKLAKNRLPHWLRPIGFIDNDPAKQNQTVDNLPIYNIHQTQALSYDYILIASMAAIEIFEQLCLEDIPVENVFFLEPEMILPR from the coding sequence ATGACACGCAGCCGCAAACAGGAAAACAACCCGAATTCCGCCTGCCTCTTCTACGATCTGGAAGTCGCTCCGGAATCGTACAATTTCCCCCTCTTCCTGCTCCTCGCCAAAGACTGGATGGCCAAACGCGGCATCAGCCAAAGCCATCTGATTATCGTTCCGGGGCTTAAGGACGGCTATCGGACCACCGGAAACCCTCACGCCATCGACCACTCCAACTGGAGGCTAAGGCAGCTCCTCGCCCCATCGGCCCTCGCCTTTCTACCCGAGGCATCGTTCACCATCTGCCACACGCGAGAAGAGGCAAAAAATGCCTGGACTGCAGCCCAACAAAAGGCCGCAGAGGTATTTCCCAACGACTACAGCCCCGATGCCCCCACCGCCGTTTTCAGCATAAAGGAATTCTGCGATGCGGAACGAAGAGGAGAGAAAACGGCTCGGTTCAGTCCCAGTCCCCAATCCATCGAATATCTGAGGTCATGGCGATCCGATGTCGTCGGAGACAGACGCCTCATCGTAATCACCTTTCGCCAGGCGAACTACCAATCGTCTCGCAATAGCGACATAGATTCATGGATACGCTTCGCGAAGTCGCTCGATCCAGCTAGATACTATCCCATCCTAGTGCCGGACACCGAACTCGCCCTCCAGCAAAGAGGCGACATTCAAGGCGTCCCCACCTTCACGGAAGCCTGCTTCAATCTGGAGCTCCGCTTTGCCCTCTACCAGCTAGCGTGGCTATCCATGGCGGTAAACACCGGCCCCGCCTGCCTCAACGCGCAGACCGACAACATCTCTTACCTCCACTTCAAAATGGTTACCCGCAGCATAAACTGCTCGGACCTGGCCTATTTCGAAAAGGAACGCTTCTACCCCGGAAGCCAATGGCCCTGCGCCAACGACACCCAAATCCTGATCTGGGAAGACGACCACTACGACATGATAACGAAAGCATTCGAGGTCATGGTCGACCGAAAGGAAGGCACCGGCCTCTGGAACGATCAACGGTTCGAGAAGAGCATCCGGGACGAACTCTCCGCAGAGCGTTTCGAAACAGCTAGCCAATGGTCCGCCTGCTTCGTTGCCTTCGCCCCACGTTCCCTCGAAGCATGGCTGCTCCGAGCCGAATCCATGCTGTCACTCGAGCGCTACCACGAAGCCCTCCTTACCCTCATCTCCGCACAGGAACGCTTTCCCCATGCCGCAAAACAATGGGGGTCGCGAAAAATCCACCCCGCCGCGGCCGGCATCGGGAATGCCTACGCCGTACTCATGAAAGACGGCAGCGCCTGGCGTCTCCGACGCTCCTTCACCGCACTATCCGAACAACGCCTCGGCCAAACCGCCACCAACAAGACCTGCCTCATTTTCGGAGCCGGCCAAGGCGGCAAGCTGGCTAAGAATCGACTTCCCCATTGGCTACGCCCCATCGGATTCATCGACAACGACCCCGCCAAGCAAAACCAAACCGTCGACAATCTCCCGATATACAATATCCACCAAACCCAAGCCCTAAGCTACGACTACATCCTTATCGCAAGCATGGCCGCCATAGAGATATTCGAGCAACTATGCCTGGAAGACATACCGGTAGAGAACGTTTTCTTCCTCGAGCCGGAAATGATCCTGCCCCGATAG